In Euphorbia lathyris chromosome 10, ddEupLath1.1, whole genome shotgun sequence, a single genomic region encodes these proteins:
- the LOC136209672 gene encoding tropinone reductase-like 1, protein MEFQSHQLNMAEASLAVSHKRLEGKVAIITGGASGIGAATVELFHKNGAKVVLADIKDEKGEEIANKLGENVTYIHCDVSNEDDIINLIDLTIAKHEKLDIMFNNAGVLDRPSGGILDTKKSDLDWLLKVNLGGAFLGAKHAARVMIPRRKGCILFTASACTSIGGLSTHSYAASKYGILGLAKNLAAELGEFGIRVNCVSPYGLVTGMTPTSDESGVAIVEGLLGESGNLRGEILRVDGIAKAALFLASDDAYYVSGLNLVVDGGFSIVNPTLLRNSAHYR, encoded by the exons ATGGAATTTCAATCTCATCAACTAAATATGGCTGAAGCTTCTCTGGCAGTTTCTCATAAAAG ACTAGAAGGCAAGGTAGCAATTATCACCGGCGGTGCGAGCGGGATCGGAGCCGCCACAGTTGAATTATTCCATAAAAACGGAGCCAAAGTTGTCCTTGCCGACATTAAAGACGAAAAAGGCGAAGAAATAGCTAATAAACTCGGCGAAAACGTTACGTACATACACTGCGACGTATCAAATGAAGACGATATAATCAACCTAATAGACTTAACCATCGCGAAACACGAAAAACTTGACATAATGTTCAACAATGCAGGTGTACTAGATCGTCCTTCCGGAGGCATTTTAGACACGAAAAAGTCCGACTTAGATTGGTTGCTAAAGGTTAATCTCGGAGGCGCATTTTTAGGCGCAAAACACGCTGCGAGAGTGATGATTCCACGACGAAAAGGTTGCATTTTGTTCACCGCTAGTGCTTGCACATCAATTGGGGGACTTTCAACACATTCTTATGCAGCTTCCAAGTATGGAATTTTGGGCTTGGCGAAGAATTTGGCGGCGGAATTAGGCGAATTCGGTATACGAGTTAACTGTGTTTCGCCTTACGGATTGGTTACCGGGATGACTCCGACTAGCGATGAGTCTGGGGTAGCAATCGTTGAAGGTCTATTAGGCGAATCGGGTAATCTAAGAGGGGAGATTCTTAGGGTAGATGGGATTGCTAAGGCTGCTTTGTTTTTGGCTAGTGATGATGCTTATTATGTGAGTGGATTAAATCTTGTTGTTGATGGAGGATTTAGTATTGTTAATCCTACACTTTTGCGGAATTCTGCGCATTACCGTTGA